The Lysinibacillus timonensis nucleotide sequence CAGTTGTTTCAAAAGCCTTTACTTTCGAAGTTGTAGCACCTAGAGGAAATCCGATAACTGTACAAACCTTTACTTCTGATCCTGCTAATTTTTCTGCACACAATTTTACCCATGTAGGATTTACACATACTGATGCAAATTTATATTGTAATGCCTCATTACATAACTTTTCAATTTGTTCTTGTGTCGTATCTGCTTTCAGTAAAGTATGATCGATTAATGCAGCATAATTTGTTGCCATGTTTTATTACTCCCTTTTTCTTCATGATAATATTACGTACTTTAAATATACCATTATTTTGAATGAAGTTAAAATTATGAAAAATTATGATATCTTGGTATAAGAAAAAAAGCCGGTAAAACCCTAGAAAAGGATTTTACAGACTTTTTTATTGAACTTGTTCTTCTAATACGCGAACAAATTGACCTTCGTTATACGGATATCCGCATTTAGTAATTTTTACTTTTACTAACTTCCCTATCATTTCTTCGCTACCTTCAAACACAACTCGCAGGTAATTGTCAGTATATCCTACGATTAGGTTTTCCTGATTTCCTTCTTTCATGTGTTCTTCAGGAATTACTTCTAATACTTCACCTTCAAAACGAGAAGCATATTCTTTTGCTAATTGATCATTTAAAGTAATTAAACGATGAACACGTTCAGTTTTCACATCTTCGTCAACTTGGTCTTCCATACGTGCTGCTGGAGTTCCTGTACGTTTTGAGAATGGGAATACATGAAGTTCTGCAAACTTATGTTTAGCAATAAAATTATAGGTTTCCATAAACTCTTCTTCAGTCTCTCCCGGGAAACCAACAATAACGTCAGAAGTAATAGCTAAATCTGGTAAAGCATCGTTTAATTTACGGAGTCTTTCTGCGAAGAAGTCCATTGTATATTTACGGCGCATTCTTTTTAATACTGTGTCTGACCCAGATTGAATAGGGATATGCAAATGACGAACAACAATATTTGAGTTTTTTAATACGTCAATTACTTCATCTGTTAATTGTGAAGCTTCAATAGATGAAATACGTAGACGTTTAATACCTCTTACTTGAGTTTCAAGATCACGAAGTAATTGTGCAAGATTATAGTCTTTTAAATCTTGACCGTAACCACCAGTATGAATACCAGTCAACACAATTTCAAGGTATCCAGCATCAACAAGTTGTTGCGCTTGTTTAATTACTTCTTGTGGGTCACGAGAACGCATTAGACCACGTGCCCATGGAATAATACAAAAAGTACAGAAGTTGTTACAGCCTTCTTGAATTTTTAAAGAAGCACGAGTACGGTCTGTAAAATAAGGTACATCAAGTTCTTCATAAACACGGTTCTTCATTATATTACGAACCGCGTTAATCGGTTGTCTTTCTCTCTTATACTCATCAATATATCCAAGCATTTTTTGACGGTCTTGAGTTCCAACAACAATATCCACACCAGGTATAGCCATAATTTCTGCAGGTGATGTTTGTGCATAACATCCTGTTACACAAATTACTGCATCAGGGTTTTGCCTAACTGCTCGACGAATAACTTGACGAGATTTTTTATCTCCTGTATTTGTCACAGTACATGTATTTATCACATAAACATCTGCTTGATGTTCAAAATCAGTACGTTCATAACCTTGTTCCTTAAATAGTTGCCAGATTGCTTCTGTTTCGTAATGATTTACTTTGCAACCTAATGTATGAAAAGCCACTGTTGCCAAGGCTAGTACACCTCTTTCATTCAAATTCATATGAAATAGCAGAAAGTGCATATAGTGGTGCTGTTTCTGCTCTTAATATTCGCGGACCGAGGGACATCGTTTCAGCTCCTGCTTTAAGAAAGCTATCTGCCTCGTCACGAGAAATCCCACCTTCAGGGCCAAAAATCATCAAAATAGACTTCAATTCATTATCATACACCTTTTTTAACTTATCCGCAAATCTTGTTCGCATTTCGCTCTTTGCATCTTCTTCATCCGCAATAAAAACCGCATCATATTTTTCCATGAGTGAGAGTAATTGTTTGAATGAAAGAGGATTAAAAATTTCCGGTACATAAGTACGATGAGATTGTTCAGCAGCTTCCAATGCAATCTTCTGTAAGCGTTCTGTTTTTTTCTCACTTTTCTTATCATCCCATTTCACAATAGACCGCTCGGCTTTATATGGGATAAGTGCATGCATACCAAGTTCTGTTGCTTTTTGAGCAATAAATTCTAGTTTATCACCTTTTGGTAGCCCACATGCAATATCTACTTGTATTGGTAGCTCTGGCGATGGTATCGTATTACCTGTTTGTTTCACTGAAACCTCCTGATCAATCGAGATCGAGATAATTTCACATATGTATGCAATTTGAGATACTACTGCAACGATATGGTCCCCCACTTCCATACGCATTACTTTCGATATGTGACGTGCACTCTCTCCAGTAATTATCAGTTCATTTTGTTCGTTAAATACTCCATCTACAAAATATCGTTGCATTTCAAACCTCCGTAGATTTTATTGCTTTGCCTTAGACTTTATATTCTACATAATTGCTAATTTTATAGACAAAACACCTATATATAAGATGAAGGCTGTTGATAATAAAAATATTATCATCCAGCCTTTATTGTTTATAATCTAAGGTCTGGAAGCAATAATTGCTACCCAGTCCTCCATCATTAGAACTTCATCAATAATAAATCCTGAATTTTCTAACGCTTCCTTTACCTCTTCTTTTTTAAAGTTAATAATTCCTGAGGTAATATATTTCCCACCAGGCTTTACAATTGAAAAAGCATCGTCTGTAAATGTAAGAATAATTTCAGCAAGAAGGTTTCCAACAACTACATCAGCTGCTTCTTTAACTGTATCTAGTAAATTACCATGGAATACCTCTACGACTGTATCAACTTTGTTGAGAGATATGTTTTCTCGTGCAGCCTTGACAGCAACTTCATCTAAATCTAGCGCGTGTACTTTATTAGCTCCTAATAAGGCAGCACCAATTGAAAGGACACCTGAACCAGTACCAACATCTACTACTGTATCCCCCTCTTTTACAAACTTTTCTAAAGCTTGCAAACACATAACGGTTGTAGGGTGTGTTCCCGTTCCAAAAGCCATTCCAGGATCTAATTCAATGATTAATTCATCAGTGTTAACTGGAGTATAGTCTTCCCATGTTGGAACAATTGTAAACCGTTCTGAGATCTTTACAGGATGATAGTATTGCTTCCAAGCTGTTGCCCAATCTTCTTCATCTACTACAGAAGTTTTAAGTAGTTGATCACCAATATTAATATCAAAGTTTTTAAGATTCGCTATTGCAAGCTTAATTTCCTCAACAGTTTCAGCTAGAAAGCTTGAAGCAGGTAAATAGGCTTTTACAACAACACCATTTGTTGGGTAATCTTTTGGGTTTAATTCATATATCTCTCCAAATTGATTTACCCTCTCTTTATCTACCTCTTTTGAATCCTCTATAACAACACCACTGGCTCCTGCTTCATGAAAAACGTTCGATACAGCTTCTACCGCTTCATTTGTTGTTAACAATGAAATTTCAGTCCATTTCACTTGCCTTCAGCTCCTCTGAAAATGATATTAGCAACTCAATTTTTATTGTTTTTTAATTGATTACTACTAGATTGTTCGTTATTCTATTCACCTTTGAATGTCTTCTTAATTCTATCAAAAAGCGAACTCCCATGTTCTTCAGGAATATCACCACTTATTTCTGCAAAATCTCTTAATAATTGTTTTTGTTTTTCTGTTAATTTTGTAGGTGTTACAACTCTAACGATAACGTATTGATGTCCTTGACCATACCCATGGACATTTTTAACCCCTTTATCTTTAATACGGAATTTCTCACCTGATTGCGTTCCAGCAGGTATTTTTAGTTTAACTTTTCCATGGATCGTTGGTACCTCAATTTCATCGCCTAAAGCTGCTTGTGGGAAAGTTAATTTCAGTTCAAAGTATATATCGTCGCCATCTCTTTCGAAGTATTCATGGTCTTGTACGTTAAATAAAATATATAAATCTCCTGCAGGACCACCATTTCTTCCTGCTTCCCCTTGGCCTGATACACGTAATTGTTGACCATCATCTACACCAGCTGGTATGGTTACTTTGATTTTCTTACGTTTTTGAACAGTACCTGCACCACGGCAAGTAGTACATTTCTCTATAATAATTTTACCTTTACCTTGACAAGTAGTACATGTTCGGCGGTTCACAACACGACCAAATGGTGTATCAACTGCTTGGTTAATTTGTCCTGCACCATTACATGTTGTACACGTTTTAGGTGACGTCCCTGGTTTTGCACCAGAACCACTACAAGTATCACATGTCTCTTCTCTTGGTATTTCAATTTCGGTTTGTTTTCCGAAAACGGCATCCTCAAACGAAACTTTCATACGGTATTGAAGATCATCGCCTTTTCGTGGTGCATTTGGATCTGAACGTCGACTTCCTCCACCAAAGAACGAACTGAAAATATCATCGAAACCGCCAAAACCGGAAAAACCTTCGCCAAATCCACCACTTGGACCTTCGTGACCAAATTGGTCATACTGGGAACGCTTAGTATCATCACTTAATACTTCGTATGCTTCAGCAATTTCTTTAAACTTCTCATCTGCCCCAGGCTCTTTGTTGAGATCTGGATGATATTGTTTAGATAATTTGCGGTAAGCTTTTTTTATTTCATCTTTACTAGCACCTTTACTAACTCCAAGTATTTCATAATAATCGCGTTTACTCATCGTTCACACTCCGCTCTATATACATAACGTTAATTGTAGCATAATTTAATAAAAAGCTCTGTTAATTAATTTCATTTATAATTGTACATTATTCCTCTCGTTTGCCATAAAGTTTCAGCCTTCAAAAGTTTAGCTCTGCACGCTCTACTTTTCTTTGTCTAGTTCCGCGTGCTAGCCTCTTCGGTAACTTCGCTTCTACCAATGAAGGCATAAAGTGCCTTCATTGGTAGAGGCTCCAGTGCCTTCAGAAGCAAAGCTTGCACGCTCTACTTTTCTATTTACAATGAAAAAGTCAAAGTCCGATTTCGGCTTTGACTTTTCATTTGAATAAGTACTATATCTTCAATAGTTTTCCTAACTACACTTCCACCAATCAAAGGCGGATTTTGTGCCTTCAGAAGCTTAACTCAGCACGCTCTACTTTTCCAATTATTTATCGTCTTTTACTTCTTCAAAGTCTGCATCTACAACACCGTCATCTTTTTTATCAGTGTTTGAACCAGCTTCACCTTGTGCAGCTTGTGCAGCAGCTGCTGCTTGTTCATAGACTTTCATTACAAGAGGTTGTAATACCCCTTCTAATTTTTCTTTAGACGATTTAATACCTTCTAGTTCACCAGCTTCTAACGCTTTTTTCAATTCTTCTTTCGCATCTTCAACTGATTTTTTCTCGTCTTCTGTAATTTGTTCACCAAGATCAGCGATTGTTTTATCGACCTGGAATACTAATTGGTCTGCTTCATTGCGAAGTTCTGCTTCTTCTTTACGCTTAGCATCTGCTTCTGCATTAGCCTCTGCATCTTTAACCATACGTTCAATCTCTTCGTCAGTTAAACCAGAATCTGATTGAATAACAATTGTTTGTTCTTTCTGAGTGCCTAAATCTTTAGCTTTTACAGAAACAATACCGTTTTTATCAATATCGAATGTTACTTCGATTTGTGGAATTCCACGTGGAGCCGGTGGAATATCCGTTAATTGGAAACGACCTAATGTTTTATTATCAGCAGCCATTGGTCGCTCACCTTGTAGAACATGAATGTCAACAGCTGGTTGATTATCTGCTGCTGTTGAGAATACTTGAGATTTTGATGTTGGGATTGTTGTATTACGTTCAATTAATTTTGTGAATACGCCACCCATTGTTTCAATACCAAGCGATAGAGGTGTTACGTCTAATAACACGATATCTTTAACATCACCAGTTAACACTCCACCTTGTACTGCAGCACCCATTGCTACTACTTCATCTGGGTTAACGCCACGATGTGGTTCTTTACCTGTTTCATTTTTAATTGCATCTTGTACGGCAGGAATTCTTGTTGAACCACCTACTAAAATAACTTTATCTAAATCTGAAGCTGAAAGACCAGCGTCTTTTAAAGCTTGACGAGTCGGAACAATTGTACGCTCTACAAGATCACGTGTAATTTCATCAAATTTTGCACGAGTTAAGTTAACTTCTAAGTGAAGTGGACCATCTGCCCCTGCCGTAATGAATGGTAATGATATTTGAGTAGAAGTTACACCTGATAAGTCTTTTTTCGCTTTTTCAGCTGCATCTTTTAAACGTTGCATTGCCATTTTGTCTTTTGATAGATCAATTGCGTTTTCTTTCTTGAATTCTTCTACTAGATAGTCGATGACTTTTTGGTCGAAATCGTCTCCACCAAGTTTATTGTCACCAGCTGTTGCAAGAACTTCAAAAACGCCATCTCCTAATTCAAGAATAGATACGTCAAAAGTACCTCCACCAAGGTCAAACACTAGAATTTTTTGGTCTACATCTTGTTTATCTAAACCGTATGCTAGAGCTGCCGCTGTAGGCTCGTTGATAATACGTTCAACTTCAAGTCCAGCAATTTTACCAGCATCTTTTGTTGCTTGACGTTGAGCATCGTTAAAGTATGCAGGAACCGTAATAACTGCTTTCGTTACTTTTTCACCTAAATAATCTTCTGCATAACCTTTTAAGTATTGAAGTATCATTGCAGAGACTTCCTGAGGTGTATAGTCTTTATCCTCAATTGTTACTTTTTCGTTAGTACCCATTTTAGATTTAATGGATAGAATTGTATTTGGGTTTGTAATAGATTGGCGCTTTGCAACTTCCCCAACTTGTCGTTCACCATTTTTAAATGAAACAGCTGATGGAGTAGTACGGTTACCTTCTGGATTTGGGATAACTTTTGGTTCGCCACCTTCTAAAACTGCAACACATGAGTTAGTTGTTCCTAAGTCAATACCAATAATTTTGCTCATAATAAAATTTGCCTCCTATTATTTAAAACACTTTTGATATAGTGCATTTTAACAATTATTCGTTTACTGAAACCATAGATGGTCGAAGTACTCGATCTTTTAATTTATAGCCTTTTTGTAATTCACGTAATATAATACCGGAATCTTTTTCGGAATTAGATTCTTGCATTACAGCTTGGTGTATATTCGGATCGAACATTTCTCCTTCAGCAGGAATAATTTCTAATCCTTCCTGATTGGTTGCATCCATAAATGTACGATACACCATTTCAATACCCTTATATAAAGAGATTGCATCTTCAGATTTAACTTCTACTTGTAATGCACGCTCTAAATTATCTATTACAGGTAATAAATTTGTTAGTAAACTTTGTGCACGATATTTTTCTGCCGACTCTCGCTCAATTTGAACGCGTCGTTTCATATTATCGTAATCAGCTCGCAAGCGAATAAAACGATTCTCTTCTTCTTCTAATTTCGTTTCAAGCTCAGCTATTTTTTGTACGTATTGTTCTTCTGTAGATAGTTCACTTGGTTCGTTAATAGTTTCAGCAGTTTCAGCACTGCTAGTTCCATATGCTTCTTTTGTTACTTCTTCTAATTGTTGTTCTTGTTTTTCTGTTGAATTAGACACAATAAATCCTCCTTAAAGTCCATCCTCATTTTTTGGTGAACGTGTTCGTTAAACCCTTTCTCATTAAGTCGAGTAAGGATATAACACGCTGATAATCCATTCGAGTAGGTCCTATTATTGCAATTGATCCTGTTTGCTCATGACCTATTGAATAAGTTGCAGTAATTACACTACAATCTTCCATCGCTAAATGGTTATTTTCAGATCCAATTCGAATATGGATATCTTGATCATTTGGATGGAAAAGGGATATAACTTGACTTTTCTTATCCATTAAATCCATTAACATCCGAATTTTATTTAAATCATGAAATTCTGGCTGATTTAACATATTCATTTTTCCTGCAAAGTAAATTTCACTATCGTTATCAACCGTCGTCATTTGTTTTAATGATTTAAATAGTGTATCTGCTGTACGAATATGATGTCTTAATACTTCAAGTGTCTCAAATTCTAACTTTGAATGCAATTCTAATAATGGAACACCGCTTAGGCGCTCGTTTAGAATATTTACGGTTTTTTCAATATCAGTAGTTTCAAACCCTACTGGTAATGTAATTGTACGGTTTTCTACATGGCCATTATCTGTAACAATAATCGCAACTGCAGTTTGATCTGTTAATGGTACAATTTGGAACCTTTTTACACGATGTTTACCAACATTCGGCCCAAGTAATATGGTTGTATAAGATGTTAAATCAGACAAAATGTTAGCCGATTCACGGATGATTTGTTCCATTTCTACAATTTGATTTTGAAACAAAGATTGAATTAAACCTATATCCTTAATAGACATTGTTTTAGGTTGCAACAAATGGTCTACATAAAAACGGTAGCCTTTTTCGGATGGTACACGACCAGAAGAAGTATGCGTTTTTTCTAAAAAACCAAGTTCTTCTAAGTCCGCCATCTCATTTCTGATCGTCGCAGGACTAAAATTAATCCACTCTTTTTTAGAAATTTGACGTGATCCAACCGGTTGTGCTGAACTAACAAAATCATCAACGATTACTTGTAAAATTTGTAATTGTCGATTTGTTAACAAATTCATCACCTCTGTTAGCACTCACAAATAAAGAGTGCTAATACTATTATTAAGTTATCAAAACGAGTCATTTATGTCAACGGAATCGATTTATTCACCTAACAAAAATTGCTGAAAAATTTCATTGCCAACAAATCGGCCCTTTCTCGATAACCTGATTCCTTTATCATCAGCGATTAATAACTCATCATTTACTAAAGACTGAATAATTCCCCCGTATTTTGTATTCATCGATATGCCAATTTTCTTTTTAAAGTCTTCATAGGTTACACCTTCCACTTTACGTAAGCCTAAAAACATTTGTTCCTCACATTTCTCATCAATCGTTACCTCATGTTGATGAAGAATGGGTCTTTTACCAGCTTGGATACTATCTAAATATTTTCGAATGGGTCCTATATTAGAATATCGAACTCCTTTCAAATAACCGTGTGCCCCTGCACCAATCCCCACATACTCATCATTATCCCAATAAATTTTATTATGAGTTGAAATTAGGCCATTTTTAGCAAAGTTACTAATTTCATATTGCTCAAGTCCATTTCTCTCCATTTCTTTCATTAACAAGTCATACATTTCAGCCTCTAAATCTTCAGTGGGAAGGTTTAGTTTTCCTTTTGCATATTGAATATAGAAAATAGTCTTTGGTTCAACTATTAAGGAATATGCTGAATAATGCGTAAGATTTAAGGCTAGTGCTTCTTTCAGCGTGTTTTCCCACTGCTCCATAGTTTGCCCAGGTAAACCATACATTAAATCAATATTAATATTTTTAAAACCAACTTGTTTTGCTTTATTGATGGTTTCATAAACTTGTTCATTCGAATGAGTTCTTCCCAGTTTTTTTAATAATGTTTGAT carries:
- the mtaB gene encoding tRNA (N(6)-L-threonylcarbamoyladenosine(37)-C(2))-methylthiotransferase MtaB, producing MATVAFHTLGCKVNHYETEAIWQLFKEQGYERTDFEHQADVYVINTCTVTNTGDKKSRQVIRRAVRQNPDAVICVTGCYAQTSPAEIMAIPGVDIVVGTQDRQKMLGYIDEYKRERQPINAVRNIMKNRVYEELDVPYFTDRTRASLKIQEGCNNFCTFCIIPWARGLMRSRDPQEVIKQAQQLVDAGYLEIVLTGIHTGGYGQDLKDYNLAQLLRDLETQVRGIKRLRISSIEASQLTDEVIDVLKNSNIVVRHLHIPIQSGSDTVLKRMRRKYTMDFFAERLRKLNDALPDLAITSDVIVGFPGETEEEFMETYNFIAKHKFAELHVFPFSKRTGTPAARMEDQVDEDVKTERVHRLITLNDQLAKEYASRFEGEVLEVIPEEHMKEGNQENLIVGYTDNYLRVVFEGSEEMIGKLVKVKITKCGYPYNEGQFVRVLEEQVQ
- a CDS encoding 16S rRNA (uracil(1498)-N(3))-methyltransferase, with the protein product MQRYFVDGVFNEQNELIITGESARHISKVMRMEVGDHIVAVVSQIAYICEIISISIDQEVSVKQTGNTIPSPELPIQVDIACGLPKGDKLEFIAQKATELGMHALIPYKAERSIVKWDDKKSEKKTERLQKIALEAAEQSHRTYVPEIFNPLSFKQLLSLMEKYDAVFIADEEDAKSEMRTRFADKLKKVYDNELKSILMIFGPEGGISRDEADSFLKAGAETMSLGPRILRAETAPLYALSAISYEFE
- the prmA gene encoding 50S ribosomal protein L11 methyltransferase; this encodes MKWTEISLLTTNEAVEAVSNVFHEAGASGVVIEDSKEVDKERVNQFGEIYELNPKDYPTNGVVVKAYLPASSFLAETVEEIKLAIANLKNFDINIGDQLLKTSVVDEEDWATAWKQYYHPVKISERFTIVPTWEDYTPVNTDELIIELDPGMAFGTGTHPTTVMCLQALEKFVKEGDTVVDVGTGSGVLSIGAALLGANKVHALDLDEVAVKAARENISLNKVDTVVEVFHGNLLDTVKEAADVVVGNLLAEIILTFTDDAFSIVKPGGKYITSGIINFKKEEVKEALENSGFIIDEVLMMEDWVAIIASRP
- the dnaJ gene encoding molecular chaperone DnaJ, encoding MSKRDYYEILGVSKGASKDEIKKAYRKLSKQYHPDLNKEPGADEKFKEIAEAYEVLSDDTKRSQYDQFGHEGPSGGFGEGFSGFGGFDDIFSSFFGGGSRRSDPNAPRKGDDLQYRMKVSFEDAVFGKQTEIEIPREETCDTCSGSGAKPGTSPKTCTTCNGAGQINQAVDTPFGRVVNRRTCTTCQGKGKIIIEKCTTCRGAGTVQKRKKIKVTIPAGVDDGQQLRVSGQGEAGRNGGPAGDLYILFNVQDHEYFERDGDDIYFELKLTFPQAALGDEIEVPTIHGKVKLKIPAGTQSGEKFRIKDKGVKNVHGYGQGHQYVIVRVVTPTKLTEKQKQLLRDFAEISGDIPEEHGSSLFDRIKKTFKGE
- the dnaK gene encoding molecular chaperone DnaK, whose amino-acid sequence is MSKIIGIDLGTTNSCVAVLEGGEPKVIPNPEGNRTTPSAVSFKNGERQVGEVAKRQSITNPNTILSIKSKMGTNEKVTIEDKDYTPQEVSAMILQYLKGYAEDYLGEKVTKAVITVPAYFNDAQRQATKDAGKIAGLEVERIINEPTAAALAYGLDKQDVDQKILVFDLGGGTFDVSILELGDGVFEVLATAGDNKLGGDDFDQKVIDYLVEEFKKENAIDLSKDKMAMQRLKDAAEKAKKDLSGVTSTQISLPFITAGADGPLHLEVNLTRAKFDEITRDLVERTIVPTRQALKDAGLSASDLDKVILVGGSTRIPAVQDAIKNETGKEPHRGVNPDEVVAMGAAVQGGVLTGDVKDIVLLDVTPLSLGIETMGGVFTKLIERNTTIPTSKSQVFSTAADNQPAVDIHVLQGERPMAADNKTLGRFQLTDIPPAPRGIPQIEVTFDIDKNGIVSVKAKDLGTQKEQTIVIQSDSGLTDEEIERMVKDAEANAEADAKRKEEAELRNEADQLVFQVDKTIADLGEQITEDEKKSVEDAKEELKKALEAGELEGIKSSKEKLEGVLQPLVMKVYEQAAAAAQAAQGEAGSNTDKKDDGVVDADFEEVKDDK
- the grpE gene encoding nucleotide exchange factor GrpE — encoded protein: MSNSTEKQEQQLEEVTKEAYGTSSAETAETINEPSELSTEEQYVQKIAELETKLEEEENRFIRLRADYDNMKRRVQIERESAEKYRAQSLLTNLLPVIDNLERALQVEVKSEDAISLYKGIEMVYRTFMDATNQEGLEIIPAEGEMFDPNIHQAVMQESNSEKDSGIILRELQKGYKLKDRVLRPSMVSVNE
- the hrcA gene encoding heat-inducible transcriptional repressor HrcA → MLTNRQLQILQVIVDDFVSSAQPVGSRQISKKEWINFSPATIRNEMADLEELGFLEKTHTSSGRVPSEKGYRFYVDHLLQPKTMSIKDIGLIQSLFQNQIVEMEQIIRESANILSDLTSYTTILLGPNVGKHRVKRFQIVPLTDQTAVAIIVTDNGHVENRTITLPVGFETTDIEKTVNILNERLSGVPLLELHSKLEFETLEVLRHHIRTADTLFKSLKQMTTVDNDSEIYFAGKMNMLNQPEFHDLNKIRMLMDLMDKKSQVISLFHPNDQDIHIRIGSENNHLAMEDCSVITATYSIGHEQTGSIAIIGPTRMDYQRVISLLDLMRKGLTNTFTKK
- the hemW gene encoding radical SAM family heme chaperone HemW encodes the protein MARGVYIHIPFCHQICNYCDFNKVFFKNQPVDEYIEAIGKEIELIKREVPEQFSQIETIYLGGGTPTSLSEKQLNRLLSLITRYISPNQLIEFASEANPDELTTEKLEALKMGGINRLSLGVQSFDQTLLKKLGRTHSNEQVYETINKAKQVGFKNINIDLMYGLPGQTMEQWENTLKEALALNLTHYSAYSLIVEPKTIFYIQYAKGKLNLPTEDLEAEMYDLLMKEMERNGLEQYEISNFAKNGLISTHNKIYWDNDEYVGIGAGAHGYLKGVRYSNIGPIRKYLDSIQAGKRPILHQHEVTIDEKCEEQMFLGLRKVEGVTYEDFKKKIGISMNTKYGGIIQSLVNDELLIADDKGIRLSRKGRFVGNEIFQQFLLGE